From Methanotorris formicicus Mc-S-70:
ACTGATACTATCAAAAATTTAACAAATAATTTTACCTGTGTTTTATCAAATCTCTTAACTTTGTAGGTTTTGAAGTATAGTGGGATTATTATAGCCAATATTGCATAAACAATAAAATAAGGAGACCATGGGCATAGAAAACTCTCCACTGCTGATAAGAGTGTTAAGATAACTATTAAAGCAATAACAAATCTTAAACTAGGCATACTATCCCTCCAATATACATAATTATGCTGGAAATTGATAACCAAAAAATTATTATAACTTAAGATTTATAAAACATAAAGTATGAAAAGAGAAACTAAGTGTGAAAAAGCTCACTTAACAAGTGTTGTTTCAAAATACACAAAAGAAATTGAGGGTATTATAGAAAAAGGATGTAATATTGACTTAGATGATATTGCAGTTGAGCTTAAAAATATCCACCCCTATCTCTCAACAATCCTATCAAAATGGACTCCTGAAATTATTTATGCCCTATATATTAAAGAAAAAATGAGTTTTAACAATTTTAAGAGGATTTTTAATATCTCCTCAAGGGTTTTATCTGATAAATTAAAAAATCTTGAGGAAAATGGAATTATCGAAAGACTTGTAACCAATGATAATCCACCACGTGTTTATTATAAATTAACTGAATTTGGAAAGGAATTGGCTTTATCTTTAGTTCCAGTTTTAATTGTTATTAAGAATAAAAGTGATAGTTATGAAGATTGACCTCCAAGCAATAAAATATGAAGAATACGCAAAAGTTTAAAAGTTAAAGTGCTGAGGAAATGGATTACCTTAATGAATTTGATGTAATCTTCTGTAATTCAAGTTTTTAGTGGTTTAGAGAGTCGGATAAAGTTGTTAGAAATTGCTATAATGCTTTAAAGGATATTGGAAGAATTGGAGTTTAATGTCAGCAAAAATTGCTGGTTATTTAAATCAAGTATGATGTTAATGAACTATTGAAAAATTTAAAGAAATCGTTAAGAAAGAGTCCTATAAACAAAGCAAAGAGGGATTTGTTGAGTTAATTTTAATATAAGTTATTTTTAATAGTTGTTAAGGAATAAAATCCATTGTTTAAATTTAAAATTGAAATTTACCTAATAAAGATAACATTTTTATCACCATTTACTTTTTACCCTCAATCCTTAAATGCTGATAGTGTGATTTAACACTATTAAATTAAAACCAAAAATAGCAATAGATGGAATTTAAATAATAGTTAAAAAACGTGCATCTCCTATGCTAACAGCACTTAATAATATACTCACTGATTCTATATAAAAAGAATTGTAAAAAATGGAATTGTTATTCAATTAAAGCATCTACAATCCCTTTAATTTCAGGAATTTCGGCATTCAATTCCTCTCCCTTCAACCCACATCTCATAATCTCCTTATTATTTGGAATAACTGCAATAACTTTATCTTTATTAATATTTTCAAGGATTAAATCCTTTGTCTCATCATCTACCTTATTGACTATGAAATAAACCTTCTTACCCAATTTCTCTCCAATCTCCTCTATCTTCTTAGATAATCTTATTGATTCATAGGTTGGGTCTATAATTGCTATAATAGCATCACAACCCCCCTCAACACCCCTACCAAAATGCTCTATTCCTGCCTCTGTATCGACGATAACAACCTCTTTATCCTTTAGTTTTAGAGATTTTAAAAATTCCCTCAGCAAAGCACCCATAGGACATGCACAACCCTCTCCAAAATCATGAATTTTTCCAACTGCTAAAAGTTTGATGTTTCCATTCTCCACTAAATACTCTTTTGGAAGAGAATTAATAAATATTTCCTCCTCAAACAACTCAACATCTTTACCTTCCATCTTTTCTCTCAATTTTTTCATAAACTCCTTTCTTCCACCAAGATACTCTATAAAATCCTTTGGAAAATCCATGCCCAGTAATTTATGCAAACTTAAGTTTGATTCATCTCCATCGATAACTAAAACATCATATCCTTTTTTAGCAAACTCCTTTGCCAATAATGTTGTTATAGAACTTTTTCCACAACCTCCCTTTCCACAGATAGAGATTTTCATACTTATCACCTTTAAATTAATATTTTTCTGTTGTATATTCTCTTAGAATAAAAACCTTATCATTTTCCCTCACAACATGGTTTAACTTAACCCCAACACTTTCACCTTTTCTACCAATTTCAACATTTTTATGGTCTATCTGCATTGATTTTACAGTTTCTTCTATGCAACCTGTGGTTTTACCAATGATTAAGATTGTATCTCCAACTTTTAAGTCGTTTATAAGTTTAATCTCTGCAACCCCAACCTTCTTATAGTAATTTACAACCTTTCCAATCTCAATTTTTTTGTATTTGGAAATATTCCCCTCTTTTTCATATTGGAAGTCGTGAGATTTATCAATATCTCTGAAATAGAATCCAGTATCGTAACCTCTATTATATATCTTTTCAAGTTCTTTTTTAAAATAAGGTAGTTTTTCTTTGTATGTTCCATCAAAAACAGAATCTATTGCCTCCCTATAAATCTTTGTTACCCTCATAACATAATCTGCGTTCTTTGCCCTCCCTTCAATCTTAAAGCAATCTAAGACCTCCATGAGTTGAGGAATGTGTTCAATCATACACAAGTCCTTTGGAGATAAGAGATATTTTCCCTCACAAATAACCTCGTAGGTTCCATCGGCATGCTCATTTATGAGTTTCCACTTTCTCCTACATGGTTGCAAACAATCTCCGCAATTTGCATGCCTATCAAATAGATAGGAACTTAAAAAGCATCTTCCACTTATTGCAACACACAAAGCACCATGGACAAATCCTTCCAACTCCAAATTAATATTATCCTTCCTTAAATTTTCCCTAATTTCCCTAATTTGGTTTAATGTGAGTTCTCTTGATAAAATAACTCTCTTTGCAAATTTTGAGTAAAACTTTGCTGCTAATGAATTTGTTATATTGCATTGAACGCTTGCATGAACATTTAAGCCATATTCTTTTGCTAATTGCATCGCTCCTAAGTCACTAACGATTACAGCATCAACCTCAACACCATTTGCAAAATCAAAAATCTCCGCCAATTTCTTTAAATCATTCTCATAGATTACCGTATTTGTACATAAGTAGAGTTTTTTATTGTTGTCATGTACAAATTTAATTCCTTCTTTTAACTCATCCCTATCAAAGTTCTTAGCAGTTATTCTCATATTCAAATCTTTCAATCCACAATATACTGCATCTGCTCCATTCTTTATTGCAGTTGTTAAACATGCCAAGTCCCTTACGGGTGATAAGAGTTCAACCATATTACATCACCAGTATAGCCCATAATGAATCCTAAATTTTAAATTTATGAATATTCATCAACAATAAATTTAAAAAGCAACCGTCTGCAAATTTTTAATTGGATTTTTAAAATAATTTAATTTAGAAAAAATGATGAAACTGTTTAATATACAATATAGCCAAATTACAATTAAATATAAATAATGTTTGTAGTCATTTTTTTGTTGCATAAATTTATAAATATTATCCTAAATGGTGGGCGCATGAGGTATATGAAGATTATGGTACCTGAGAAATTCTTAAATACTGTTGAAGAGATTATAAAAAAGAACAATGCTTACTCAATTTCAATAATAAAACCTTTAAAATCATCAATTGAAAATGGGATAATAATAACATGCAATGCAGAAGCAAAAGATGCTGAGAAGATAGTTTTAGAGTTAAAAAAGTTAGGTTTAGGGGAAAAAGGATATGGAAGTATCACAATAATGCCGGCAAATATTACCTTTTCATGTAGGGAAGAGGGTTTAGCATCAACGAGTTTATCTGAATTGGAGTTGTATTATAAAGCAAAATCTATGGTAAAGATAACAAGAAATGTCTTAATTAAAGTTGTCTTAGCAAGTATAATGGGAACTATTGGATTAATTGAACACAATATCCCAACATTAATTGGAGCAATGATTATTGCTCCTTTAGTAGATACGGTTATGGGTAGTGCCATAGGAACACTTTTGGGAGATAGGGAACTCTTTATTGAAGGGATGAAAAAGGAACTTCTATGCTCAGGAATTGTTACTGCATGTGCATTTGTTACAGGATTGTTTTATATTTCTGAGAATTTGGTTTTAGAATACCTTTCAGAAACTTCGATAGTGTTGAGTGCAGTGGTTGCCATCATTGCAGGAATCTCTGGGGGAATGAGTATTGCAAGTGGAAAGGAGTATGAGATAATAGGAGTTACAATTGACGTTTCAATATTAATTCCTGCATTGTTAATGGGAATGGCACTTGCTACGATGAATTTGAATTTGATATATACAACATTCATATTGTTGATATTGAATATTGTTTTATTGGATATTGGAGGTTACATTGGATTGAGATATAAGATGAAACATTAAACTTTAAAATTTTGCTAATGACGGTGAAAAAATGTTTGAGATAAAAGATAGAGATGCAATGGGAAGGATTGGAAAATTAAAAATAAACAACCATAAAATAGAAACACCAACAATAATGCCAGTAGTTCACCCAAATCCAAAAAGACAGATAGTGCCAATTGAGTTAATAAAAAAATTAACGGATGTTATAATAACAAACTCATACATAACTTATTCAACACCAAAATTAAAAAAGATAGCGGAAGAGAAGGGGATTCATGAGTTGGTTGGATTTGATAAGGTTGTGGTTACAGATAGCGGTTCTTTTCAGTTGAGTGTTTATGGGGATATTGATGTTGAACCATTGGAGATTGTAGAGTTCCAAGAAAAGATAGGGGTTGATGTTGGAACCATGTTAGATATCCCAACACCACCTGATGTTGAAAGGGAGAGAGCAGAGAAAGAGTTGGGGGAGACATTGAGAAGGGCAAGGGCATCAATTGAACTAAAAAAAGAGAAAAACTTTAAGTTGTTGTTAAATGGGACTATTCAGGGCTCTACCTACTTAGATTTGAGGAGAAAAAGTGCAGAGGAAATGGGAAAATTAGATTTTGATATTTACCCAATAGGGGCTGTTGTTCCACTGATGGAGGAGTATAGATACAAAGAAGTTGCAGAGATTATAATAAATACAAAAATGTGCCTCCCTACAAATAAACCAGTTCATTTATTTGGTTGTGGACATCCTATGGCATTTGCTTTGGCAGTTGCGTTGGGATGTGATTTGTTTGATTCTGCTGCCTATGCATTGTATGCAAAGGAGGGGAGGTATTTAACTGAGAGAGGAACTCTGCATTTAGAAAATTTAAAGGATTTGGATAGATTCCCATGCTCATGCCCAGTTTGCTCCACATACAAACCAAAAGAGATTTACAAAATGGATAAAAAGGAAAGAACAAGATTATTGGCAGAGCATAACTTATATGTAACCTTTGAGGAAATAAGTAGGATAAAAAATGCCATAAAAGAGGGAAGTTTGTGGGAATTAGTTGAGGAGAGATGCAGATGCCATCCAAAGTTGTTAGATGCGTTGAGGGTCGTTAGGAAGTACATGGACTTTATTGAAAAATTCGACCCTGTGACAAAAAAATCTGCCTTTTTCTACAGTGGATATGAGAGTTTATTTAGACCTGAGGTTTTGAGGCATAAAAAGAGGTTATCAAGAATAAGGTTTGACAAAATTTACATAACGACAGTATCAAAGAAAGTTGAAAAGCCATATAGTGATAATGTAAATATCATGCACTCTGATGTGGATGTTTTGGTTATTGATGATGTCTTTGGATTGGTGCCATTGTATATAGATACTTTCTACCCTTTGGCACAAAATGAGATTCCAGAGTTGTTTGAATTTGAAAAAGAGCATAACAAACCTTATGTAAAAGAATTTATTGAGAAACATAAGGATAAGATTTTAGATATCAACACATACAACTACTACATCAACTACTACAACTCAGAGGCAAATAAAAATAAGATAAATCCTGATGCATTTAGGATTAAGAAAATGCTTCAATACCAATATGGTTGTGATATTGTTGATGATGAATTGATAAATAAAATAATCGTAAAAAGAAGTAAAACCACTGGAAGAATTAGATACGTTATGCTAAATGACAAAACATTATTCTCAATTAGATCCTATGATAATCTTCTCATACCAACAGAAGAAGGGGCAAAGTTACTGCATAAAAAGATACCATATCCAAAATATAGGGTTGTTGTAAATAAAGAGGTTGAAGAATTTGCAAGGGAAGGAAAATCTGTCTATGCAAAGTTCGTTGTTGATTGTGATGAGGAGTTGAGACCTTATGAGGAGGTTTTGGTGGTTAATGAAGATGATGAGTTGTTGGCATTTGGAACAACATTATTAAATGGAAAGGAACTTATGGAATTTAATTATGGTATTGCTGTTGATGTAAGGAAAGGTATCAAAAAGGAGGGATAATATGAAGATTGGTATTATGTCAGATACACACGACTATTTACCAAACATAAGAAAGGCAATAGAGATTTTTAATGAAGGGGGTGTGGATTTGGTTGTTCATTGTGGGGATTTTGTCTCATTGTTTGTTATAAAGGAATTTAAGAATTTGAGGGCAAAGGTTATAGCAACCTATGGAAACAACGATGGGGAGAGATGCAAATTAAAAGAATGGTTAAAAGAGGTTAATGAGAAGAATATTATTGATGACTATGTTTCCTTTGAAGTTGATGGATTAAAGTTCTTTGTTATGCATGGAACAAACAAAGAGGTTTTGGATGCAGTTATTGCCTCAAAGAAGTATGATGTTGTTATATATGGACACACTCATGAGAAGGTATTTGATGAAAAGGATGGGGTCTTAATAATAAATCCAGGAGAATGTTGTGGTTATTTAACTAAAAAAGCAACTATTGGAATTTTTGACACAAAAACAAAAGAATATGAGGAAATTGAGTTGTAGTTACTCATCTTTAGCAATTTTTAAAACATCCTCTCCCACACTAAAGTTAGCAAATAAATCATCCAACGCATTTTTTAATGAGCCAATTGTATGTGTTTCAATATAAACATCCATGTTATTTTGTTTGCATTCTACTTTTATTATAATGCCTTCGTTGGTATTATCCACCTCCAAACTCTTGCAGATTTCTTCTTCTGTAGGAATATTCATATTAAATCTAACTTTCATTGTCTCCCTCAAAGTTGATTTTTAATC
This genomic window contains:
- a CDS encoding winged helix-turn-helix transcriptional regulator: MKRETKCEKAHLTSVVSKYTKEIEGIIEKGCNIDLDDIAVELKNIHPYLSTILSKWTPEIIYALYIKEKMSFNNFKRIFNISSRVLSDKLKNLEENGIIERLVTNDNPPRVYYKLTEFGKELALSLVPVLIVIKNKSDSYED
- a CDS encoding ATP-binding protein → MKISICGKGGCGKSSITTLLAKEFAKKGYDVLVIDGDESNLSLHKLLGMDFPKDFIEYLGGRKEFMKKLREKMEGKDVELFEEEIFINSLPKEYLVENGNIKLLAVGKIHDFGEGCACPMGALLREFLKSLKLKDKEVVIVDTEAGIEHFGRGVEGGCDAIIAIIDPTYESIRLSKKIEEIGEKLGKKVYFIVNKVDDETKDLILENINKDKVIAVIPNNKEIMRCGLKGEELNAEIPEIKGIVDALIE
- a CDS encoding U32 family peptidase, whose product is MVELLSPVRDLACLTTAIKNGADAVYCGLKDLNMRITAKNFDRDELKEGIKFVHDNNKKLYLCTNTVIYENDLKKLAEIFDFANGVEVDAVIVSDLGAMQLAKEYGLNVHASVQCNITNSLAAKFYSKFAKRVILSRELTLNQIREIRENLRKDNINLELEGFVHGALCVAISGRCFLSSYLFDRHANCGDCLQPCRRKWKLINEHADGTYEVICEGKYLLSPKDLCMIEHIPQLMEVLDCFKIEGRAKNADYVMRVTKIYREAIDSVFDGTYKEKLPYFKKELEKIYNRGYDTGFYFRDIDKSHDFQYEKEGNISKYKKIEIGKVVNYYKKVGVAEIKLINDLKVGDTILIIGKTTGCIEETVKSMQIDHKNVEIGRKGESVGVKLNHVVRENDKVFILREYTTEKY
- a CDS encoding TIGR00341 family protein, with product MRYMKIMVPEKFLNTVEEIIKKNNAYSISIIKPLKSSIENGIIITCNAEAKDAEKIVLELKKLGLGEKGYGSITIMPANITFSCREEGLASTSLSELELYYKAKSMVKITRNVLIKVVLASIMGTIGLIEHNIPTLIGAMIIAPLVDTVMGSAIGTLLGDRELFIEGMKKELLCSGIVTACAFVTGLFYISENLVLEYLSETSIVLSAVVAIIAGISGGMSIASGKEYEIIGVTIDVSILIPALLMGMALATMNLNLIYTTFILLILNIVLLDIGGYIGLRYKMKH
- the tgtA gene encoding tRNA guanosine(15) transglycosylase TgtA, translating into MFEIKDRDAMGRIGKLKINNHKIETPTIMPVVHPNPKRQIVPIELIKKLTDVIITNSYITYSTPKLKKIAEEKGIHELVGFDKVVVTDSGSFQLSVYGDIDVEPLEIVEFQEKIGVDVGTMLDIPTPPDVERERAEKELGETLRRARASIELKKEKNFKLLLNGTIQGSTYLDLRRKSAEEMGKLDFDIYPIGAVVPLMEEYRYKEVAEIIINTKMCLPTNKPVHLFGCGHPMAFALAVALGCDLFDSAAYALYAKEGRYLTERGTLHLENLKDLDRFPCSCPVCSTYKPKEIYKMDKKERTRLLAEHNLYVTFEEISRIKNAIKEGSLWELVEERCRCHPKLLDALRVVRKYMDFIEKFDPVTKKSAFFYSGYESLFRPEVLRHKKRLSRIRFDKIYITTVSKKVEKPYSDNVNIMHSDVDVLVIDDVFGLVPLYIDTFYPLAQNEIPELFEFEKEHNKPYVKEFIEKHKDKILDINTYNYYINYYNSEANKNKINPDAFRIKKMLQYQYGCDIVDDELINKIIVKRSKTTGRIRYVMLNDKTLFSIRSYDNLLIPTEEGAKLLHKKIPYPKYRVVVNKEVEEFAREGKSVYAKFVVDCDEELRPYEEVLVVNEDDELLAFGTTLLNGKELMEFNYGIAVDVRKGIKKEG
- a CDS encoding MJ0936 family phosphodiesterase → MKIGIMSDTHDYLPNIRKAIEIFNEGGVDLVVHCGDFVSLFVIKEFKNLRAKVIATYGNNDGERCKLKEWLKEVNEKNIIDDYVSFEVDGLKFFVMHGTNKEVLDAVIASKKYDVVIYGHTHEKVFDEKDGVLIINPGECCGYLTKKATIGIFDTKTKEYEEIEL
- a CDS encoding KEOPS complex subunit Pcc1, translated to MKVRFNMNIPTEEEICKSLEVDNTNEGIIIKVECKQNNMDVYIETHTIGSLKNALDDLFANFSVGEDVLKIAKDE